Proteins co-encoded in one bacterium genomic window:
- a CDS encoding 4Fe-4S dicluster domain-containing protein encodes MIELGKKSKSTNDILEKVARVSEVDVFACYQCGRCSGDCPSINLMDILPNQAIRLTQLGEIDRLLASKTIWVCASCFTCTSRCPKGIDIARVLEVLRQVCLRKNIDSLDLNRIPEEERMKYPTIAWVSALRKLSA; translated from the coding sequence ATGATTGAACTCGGAAAGAAGTCCAAGTCAACAAACGACATACTCGAAAAAGTCGCGCGCGTCTCGGAAGTTGACGTTTTCGCGTGCTATCAGTGCGGACGCTGTTCCGGCGACTGTCCGTCCATCAATCTCATGGACATTCTGCCAAACCAGGCCATACGCCTCACCCAGCTGGGTGAGATAGATCGCCTACTCGCATCAAAGACCATATGGGTTTGTGCATCGTGCTTCACATGCACGTCGCGTTGTCCCAAAGGCATCGACATCGCGCGCGTCCTGGAGGTTCTCAGGCAGGTGTGTTTAAGAAAGAATATTGACTCGCTCGACCTCAATCGGATTCCAGAAGAAGAGCGCATGAAATATCCGACCATTGCATGGGTTTCGGCGTTAAGGAAGCTTTCGGCCTGA